AGATATTAGCAGATATCATCACTGAACCCAAAAGAGAGGTTGGTGCCCATGAGTGGAGATGCCAGGGCCTATGGCTGAAACTGGGAACTTGGAAATCAAGTGAGACCCAAGCACATTCCAACTGCCAAAGCAAGGAAACCAGCAAACAAGCAGCTGATGAAATAAATGTGACATCAAAGACTTGCCCTCCTGGTTCTTCCTGGGCTGTGGAATGGGTAGTGATAGAATTTCCAAGTATGATAGTGCATTTGGTTCAAAGAACCACACTGTAGCATGGGAGAACCTGCACTATTATGTCATAAACTCAATCTGACTTTGTctaagtttttcttctttgtgggcctcagtttcctctcccaTAAAGTAAGTAGCTGTTACTAGAAAATGCTGAAGATGCCTTTCATTTCCAATATCCTGTGATCTGGATGGTCTCACAGTCTACCATTTAAAGATAGTTATTCCCAGCCTGTGAAAAGACCACCTAGTCCAAAAGTATTtcctcagtaatgggatggctgggtcatatggtacatctagttctagataaagtataataataataaataaatttaaaaataaataaataaataaaataaaaaagtaaaaaaaaaaaaaaaaaagtatttcctacAAGAAAAGACTATTTAGGATATTTGTCAAAGATGGTAATCtttgcatatataaaataaaacatattacatAACTGGTAaagtagaatttttatttctttccttttaaacagaATCTGAACAAATGAAtgtcatatattaaatattatatcatGTAAGATTTAACCAGAGTGAGAATTTGTCACACCACCAACAAAATAATAATCAGAACACATTATGGCAATAAGGTAACTTTATAAAAATCTTCACCTCATAGATGTTGACTCAGCATTtgttaacataaaaattttatttttttaattaacagtttaaaaattaaattacctgATAAGGAGACACTGTAATTATTGGATCGTActgaaaacaaaaccagacaagggTGCCTTCTATTTTCATGCTAGTTCAACAATACTAAAAATGTTGTCAGtgctttccatttctttattttattttattttattttatttgtttttgagacagagtttcgctcttgtcgcccaggctggagtgcaatggtgcaatctcagctcactgcaacatccacctcccgggttcaagtgattctcctgcctcagcctcccaagtagctgggcttacaggcacctgccaccacacccaactaatttttgtatttttagtagagacagggtttcaccgtgttggccaggctggtctcgaactcctgacctcaggcgatccaccagtcttggcctcccaaagtgctgggattacaggcatgagccactgcactccgcccagtgttttccatttctaaaaacacttaaatataaaacctcagCAAGACATTTTATACAAATAGGTAGCAAAATTCATCCAGAAGCATAAGACAAAATGTCCAAAAACAGGCcgggctcatgcatgtaatcccaacacgttgggaggctgaggcagacggatcacctgaggtcgggagttcgagaccagcctgaccaacatggagaaaccccatctctactaaaactataaaattagccaggtgtggtggcacatgcctgtaatctcagctactcaggaagcctgaggcaggagaatcgcttgaacccgggaggcagaggttgtggtgaaccgagatcgcgccattgtactccagctgggcaacaagagcgaaactctgtctcaaaaaaaaaaaaaagtccaaaaacaaATCAACGTATTAATGGAGTTACCTTCAAATTTTTACTTCTCAAAGTTACAGCCACTGAAATTATATTGTATcatattaaaaagcagaaataattagTGGAATAGAAATGCAATTCGTGATCCAGAAAAGTTTCAGTCTGTGATAGCCAAAAATTCCTAATCAAGAAGGATAAGAAGCATTCATTAATAAATGAtattgaggccgggtgcagtggatcccagcactttgggaggccaaggcaggtggatcacctgaggtcaggagttcgagaccagcctggccaacatactgaaaccctgtctctactaaaaatacaaaacttagtcaggcatggtggcggatgcctgtaatccccgctactcaggaagctgaggcaggagaattgcttgaacccaggaggtggaggttgcaatgagccaagctggtgccattgcactctataCTGCATATAAATGAGACACTGGTTTCAGAAACAGGAAAACTAAAGGATATTTTAGAACCTTTGAAAAAAGGACCTGCCCTATGGCTATTTAACTTATTAGTGTAGAATCCACTAAAGCATTTTATCATCAATAGGATTTTATAAACTCAACCATGATACCAGATTTAAAAGGTAACCTTCTCCAGTTCATTGCTATTTTTTAGCAGATGCATCTAAAACTGGACAGGATGTACAGGTAATCTGTATTTGGGGTATGGGAAGCATTTTGAAGCTGAGTTTCTAGGTAAAGATTTAATTAGTAAAGATTCAGCTATCCCCCTTGGCTAGGCTTTGAACTCATCAGGAGTAGTCAGGACCAGGAAACTGATGGGGATATCATAATGAGTCTTATGGGTGACCCAAGGTCAGACTTAGGATGTAAGGCCAAAACTGGGAGTTATGAGTAAACATTCAGTGTTCAAGGAAATAGAGCATTGTAATCCAGACCTGAAGACTCATGAAATACATACTTGAGGGTCATGAGGGAGAACACATTCTGGCGATAAGGGAGAAATCTGGAATACGAAGACTGAGAACAATGCCTCAGGATGAAAGTCAGAAAGCTACTTTAAATATCTGTACAAGAGAAACATAGAGGAATGAATGTTCTACTCTGGTTTTAAACAGTCTTTGGAGTATGATCAGAGAACAGTGGGACAGGACTTCCCCCTGTAAAATAGGGATTACCAGCAGCAGGCATTTCCAGCAGAAACTAGATGCTCAGAGTCCAACTTTGCAGTCCTACAAGATGAATTcccaatttttttcctattttctgagAAAGTGGTCCAGAATCTGCAGCACTACACGGAATCCCGGCTGTTGCTACAGCCTATATACCCACTCATGTATTCCCGTCTCATGAAATCCTTTCAAGTCTTCCTCTCACTTACTTTTCCAGAGATTCCAGGCATTCCTGGAATACACATCTTCCCTAGTAATTATATCAAAGATTCCCCTAGGTGTCTGCATGAGTCCCAAACAACTTCTCTCCCACTTGTCATGTCTGGAGGCTGGTAGCAATACCTATTAGGAGGAATTACACACCCTCCTTTCTGAATGACGGCATCCACAGTAACTGCAAAGTGGCTTAcctccccccacccaaaaaaaaaaaaacacaaaaaaacagcCTTCACTCCAAAATAATTCCTCACCTCCTGTTTTTCTTCTAATTGAGTTAGTGAGCAGGAGTGGGCTTCTACCAGTAATGATTGCaatgtgattttcttaataaagtCACAAAGTAAGAATAACAACAGCAGCATTAGCAGAAACAACTTTGATTTTTGATAGTGTTTTACCCTATAGGAGAATTTATCTGAGTTTCGTCTAGACTCACAAccttaataaataattttaatagttacAAATGTCAATGAACAGGAGTAGGTAGTTTGAAGTGCTTTATATATAATCtcatatttaatcctcaaaacattACATAGCactattatatgtattttatatactaaGAAATTGAGGTACAGAGCTTTGTATATCTTGTACAAGTCATATAGCTAATTAATAGTACAGCTGGAATGTGAACATAGTGTGACACAGGAGTCCACTTAGCCACTGATCTGTGTGGCTCAATTATACTCTAAGCATTAGCTTTTCAGAACTACCCATGTTTTACTGAACATGACTTGATTTTTTCTCAGTCCTGAGTGTTTGAACACATTCTTCATGCCAATTAATTGTctctttgatatttattttcctcGGTCAAttatatgctttctttctttttgctcttgttgccgaggttggagtgcaatggcacaatcttggctcaccacaacctccacctcccaggttcaagtgattctcctgcctcagcctcccaagtagctgggattacaggcatgcaccaccacaccaggctaattttgtatttttagtagagatggggtttttccatgttggtcaggctggtcttgaactcccgacctcaggtgatccacctgcctcagtctcccaaagtgctgggattacaggcatgagccaccacacctggtcaatcatatgctttctttaaaaatttgttcaaaTTTCCTCAATGCATTATTACTGACCCGTATGTAAATCAAACTTTGAGCTCTCTTCATATTAATTACACTGTTACAATTTCTTGTTTTCACATTCCTGTTCTTCAGTGGGTCATTTAAAGAGCAAAGACTACACCTCAATCATTTTTATATTCCACGTGACTGATATGAAAAGAGAATCAGTACCATGAGAAAACTGTCTGGAGTAGTCTTTACTTGGCTGCTATGATTTTCCATATTATTTCTAGGCCTTTGTAAATGGCCTTGGGGAACCACAGCACCATCACCAAGTTCCTCCTGCTTGGGCTGTCTGCCAACCCCCACGTCCAGGCTCTGCTCTTTGTGCTGTTCCTGGGGATTTACCTCCTGACCATAATGGGGAACCTGATGCTGCTGCTGGTGATCAGGGCTGATTCTCGTCTCCACACGCCCATGTATTTCTTCCTGAGTCACCTCTCTTTTGTTGATCTCTGCTTCTCTTCAGTCATTGTGCCCAAGATGCTGGAGAACCTCCTGTCACAAAGGAAAACCATTTCAGTAGAGGGCTGCCTGGCTCAGGTCTTCTTTGTGTTTGTCACTGCAAGGACTGAAGCCTGCCTTCTCTCAGGAATGGCCTATGACCACTATGCTGCCATCTGCCGCCCACTGCTTTATGGACAGATCATGGGTAAACAACTGTATAAGCACCTCGTGTGGGGCTCATGGGGACTGGGCTTTCTGGACGCACTCATCAATGTCCTCCCAGCTGTAAACATGGTCTTTTGTGAAGCCAAAATCATTCACCACTACAGCTATGAGATGCCACAGCTTAGGTGGCATCTTCCTTTTGGTCTTCTTATCCTACACCCGTATAATCTCTACCATCCTAAGCATCAGCTCTACCTCAGGCAGAAGCGAGGCCTTCACCTGCTCTGCCCACCTCACTGCAGTGATACTTTACTATGGTTCAGCTTTGCTCCGCCATCTCATGCCAAACTCAGGTTCCCCCATAGAGTTGATCTTCTCTGTGCAGTATACTATACTCACTCCCATGCTGAATCCCCTCATCTATAGCCTGAAAAATAAGGAAGTGAAGGTAGCTCTGAAAAGAACTTTGGAAAAGTATTTGCAATACACCAGAAGttgaattaaaaagcaaacattgtTGGCttagcactgtggctcatgcctgcagcaggaggattgctggagctcaggagtttgagattagcttggccaacatggcaaaaccctgtctccaaaaaaaaaaaaaaaaaattagccgggcatggcggtgtgtacctgtaattctagttacttggaaggctgaggcaggaggatcgcttgagcatggggggtcgaggctgcagtgagctgagattgcaccactgcactccagcctgggcaacagagcaagaccctgtcttaaaaaaaaaaaaagaaaagaaaaaagactgtggAAAATTTGAATCAAGCTGCATACAACATGACACTGGGTAAGTTTACAGTAGTAAGTATTCCTGGCTACCCTCATTGTCTGATACTGCAAGCTATAAATTAGAAGTGCATGAGAGAATGGTACAAAGTTATTACCAGGAGGACAGTTAACTTTAATCCCTCCTAGTGACAaagcaaattattaaattattacctcaataaagttttattatgaacatatttattcatttttctcattccaAAACATTCATCTTGGGCTTTGCATTTAGTAAAATCATTAGTGTCATGaatctatcattatttttaatttactttggtAAATACACTAAAAGTTATGCATTTAATAAGAACACAGTGTCATGGATCTGTGGGAGAGAAAAGTCATAGATAAGACTTgatgggaagaaagagaaagatttccAACCGTGTGGCCATAGGAGACATAAACACCTAAGAGAACTTCAGAGAGGGAATCAACATATTGAGGCAGAACTCGGACTCAGATAACATTCCCAAGAACTTAACTGTGTGTGCCGCTTGGTGGCCAGATCTCCAGTGCAAAAGGTTGCAAGGAGGCTCTGCGGCTCTGGAAACTTCATTTCTCACACGGTCTTCATTCACTGTATAGGGGATTTATATTGTTTCCAATTAGCTGATCTTATCAGTGTGTCTTTTCCTTGTAGAGTGCAGGCTATGTACCCTAGACAAATAATCTTGTTTTGACCTCATCTCAAGTGAATCCCGAAACCATCTTTGTCTCATCTTTCATTGTTTAGTGGCAGGTGGTTTGCCGGTTCTAAGGCCACTGAATAACTCTCACGTAAAAAACGTTTTTTCCTACAAAACACAAATCCATTGTCACACTGCTTCTAATTTGTTTAAGCTATATTTTACGATTGTCTAATTTACTATCGTTAACTGAAAAGGTGCAAAAACTGTGTACAAATTAttgaatttattgaatattgactTGCACTTTTCTCAAGCTTCTTTCACAAACTCTCTTCGTTCTAATTGTcagttttaaaagctttttatgaaaaaaatgtatctgttaCAAGGGGGAAAGAAGCCTCCAGGACAGCAGTGATTTGCCTCAGCTGCACAAAGGCCAGGCCAGATGGAACAGACTAGCCTTCACCGAAGGCCGCAGGGAGCCCGGAGCCCCGGAGTCAAGCGTTCGGGTCACGCCTCAACCCCGAGGGGCCTGCACATGCTCCGCGCTGCACGCGGCGCCCACGGCCCTGCAGTGATCCGCAGGAGCCCCGGGATAGAGAAACCCAGATGAAAACACAAGCCCAGTGAGATGTTGGCCTCCTCCTCTGCTGCCCGCGCCGCCACCTCTACACGCACCAAGCCCTCTGTCCCGGAGAAGTCGTATTTGGTCTCCCTCGATGGGCGAGACGTGGACCATGCAGGCACCATGATCCCGGCGCTGCCTCCCGGGGACCCGCCGCTCATCCTGGAGCAGCTCAGGAGGCGGGGGCCCGTTTGGCAGCTTCCGCCGGTGCTGCGTGGCCCCCATAGACCCCAAGCCAGCTTACCAAAATCAAGGCAGAAGGCCGAGCATTCGGTGTCCGTACACCTGGACAAGCAGGAATGGAATCCTACGATGCGCAAAAACTGATTGCGAAGTGGCCTGAGGCAGAGCGTTTTTCAGGCAGGGACGTTGAAAGCTGGATTTGACAGGGTTCTTTCTCAGGTGATGGATCCAGAACTAAACCACATCCCCAGGCCACCAGTGGAACGAGCAACTCACGAGATCCTGGGGGCCCAGAAGACAGCAATGGTGCCAGTGCCCCCTCCAGAGCCCAAAGACCAGGACCCTCCAGCCCTCCATATCAGGGCGCCTCCCGAGAATATGTCCCACCCTTTTCGAAAGCTCCATTTAAATTAATGGTGAAGAAGTAGCTTCGGTTACATGGTTACATAAGACTGCAACTTCAGAATGAAGATAGGCCAAGGTCTCCCTGATTTCAGTATTTCAGCCTTGACTGTGGGCAGTGTCCAGTTTGAACTGGGAGAGAGTTTGACTTTGGGGAAGTTGACTGTGTTGTCCCCTTCGTTGTGCTGCCATTTGACCAGCCTGTCCAAAGGCACAACGCTCAGTAGACACTACAGAGAGATAAAGAGACACTGCAGCAACCTGAGGTTGTCCTGAGACAAACTTTTATACTTGAACATGGAGACTGCACATGGATTTTGGGTTTGTGCTCTGGAATACACAAAACCTACAATGAAAGAACATAACCAGTCCCAAAGATAATTTCAAAGAATAATGGGAATTTAAGAGGTAGCTGGGAGTAGGGATTTGACAGTGCTTATTTGACATTATTTCTCAGAGTTGCAAACTAGAATGTACAAACCATTAGCATCAGATAGCTTGATGGTTGAAGGTTGTTATGACCTTCTTGCGCATGAATTCTTCTACCTACTTCCCTTTCCCTTGTAAGAGATGACAAAACATGGAACCCTAGACTGTGTGAGGAAGCTTGGACATCAGGTGTAAGCAAAAACATTTGCAGGCTGTCTGTCCAGGGCCTCTTCCTGTCCTGCAAGGGCTAGTGGGTCTTGGGTGTGTTTAGTTTATTCTCATGTTTGTGTTGTTTAGAAGAGTGAGTGGTCAATAAATGGCTTCAGatttataataaaatcatttgATACTAAAAAGGAAATGTCACTTGGAATTTGTCCTAAGTAAATAATCATGAATATGcacaaatgtatttttacaaaGATGTTTATTTCAATACTATTTATAGTGGTTAAAATTTTGTAGCAATctccaggcacggtagctcacatctgtaatcccagcactttgggagaccaaagtaggcagatcacctgaggtcaggagttcgagaccagcctgaccaacatggagaaactctgtctctactaaaaatgcaagattagccaggcatgctagtgcatgcctgtagtcctagctattcgggaggctgaggcaggagaattgcttgaacccaagaggcggaggttgtggtgagccaagatcacgccattgcactctaccctgggcaacaagagcgaaactccatctcaaaaaaaaaaaaaaaaaaaaattgtagctaTCTAGATGTCCAACAATGTGGGTTTTGTTACATATATTCTACTACATCCAGAGAAATATTTCACTACATGGAAACATTCATGATATACACTGTtaggttttaaaaaaaggatatcaCAACTCAACATGTAAAGTACAATCCAATTTGTGTTTATATAACTATATCTATTTCTGTCTATATAACTATGTCATTGTAAatgtatctatctacctatccatGTATATATCTGTCATTATTGTGATtgccacagaaaaaaaatagacacctccaaacattcatttcttaataatgtacaaaataaaaagaaatatcctcatctGGCCATTGATATTTCACAAATGGTGTCTCCTCTCAACTGATACTCCAGAATACCCTAAATGCACTATACCTTCCAAACACAACAATTCAAGGCCTAATTTGCTTTCTTTGACCTAAGATGAGGCATCAGTTAAAACCCCAAGGGCAAGCTTCCTATGGTGAAGGAGAGTAGAAATAACTGAACCCTGGACTTGAAGTTGGTTATAGTCAGCACACAGATGTCACAGGAGGATAGTGATTGAGAGAAAGATACCAACAGACCCACTCAAATTCCCTTTAGCATAAGTAAAAGACATTAGATCATAACTGCATGAAGACGTCTCTGCAATTCTAGAGACTCAGCAATGGTCTCCCCATTGAAGGGGCAATGCCCTTGAACTTCAATGTTCACATAACCCCACTGCTTACTATATCACCCTTCAGTAAAAAGACCCCATCTAGTCCTTAAGGAAACTCTTCTTGTCATTCTCTCAAGGGTTTTTATGTTGTGGCCTCCAGAAATATGAGGAGACCCTGGCTGTATATTGACCTTCCCAAGAAGTATAAATAACTGTTGACACTCCTAGCAAATACCTGAGTGCTTATTAATGAGAAATTGAATTTACAGGGAATTTCTGAGCATCAATTTCCTTGGTACACTGCCACCTTAGGAGGCCTGAAGGCTCCTCCTATAAGACAGATGACAAAAAGGGCGCAAATACACTAGAGACAAAACCACACGAAGTAATAGTTCATGCTGAGGTTTTTCAATATTATTCTAGTTTCATTGTGTTATTTGCTGTTTTACTATTAAAGCCTTGGCAAACTGTAAAATTTGTTCTGTTCTTTTATCCTTATAAAACATATCACACTTATATAAGTATGTACTAAACATGTACATTCCAGTTAAAGAATGATTACAAATGAATGTACATGTACCTACTACCCAGCTTTAAGAAGTAttcattttaggccaggtgcggtggctcacgcctgtaatcccagcactttgggaggccaaggtgggcagatcacgaggtcaggagatcgagaccatcctgaataacacggtgaaactccgtctctaccaaaaatacaaaaaattagctgggtgttgcggggggcgcctgtagtcccagctactcaggaggctgaggcaggaggatggcgtgaactcgggaggcggagcttgcagtgagcagagaccaagccactgcactccagcctgggcgacagagcgagactctgtctcaaaaaaaaaagaattattcattTTACCACCTCTCTTCCACTACCCAAAACTTATCACTACCCCGGATATGTTCATCATTCCCCTTGTTTCGTCGGGGCTCAGAACATGACACCCCAAAATATGGTACCTTAGCATACTGAGTATTTTAAgcagaaggaaactgagaaaacCCCAGAATCAGGAAGATCACTCTCTGACCACCTCCCACCTTTCTTCTTTGAAGAAGGTAATTAGAAAAATTCTCTGACTATGTCCCCTGAAAGTAGGTCATAAGACGTTCACTCCAGAGGAGGCttgccaagaagaatctgaagcCGTTAACTACCATTAGATCACAGCCCTTTGTCCTCCAACCATTCTTCCGCCTGACTGTCCATAAAGTTTTCCCTGGGtttttgggtcttcatttctgaagactcccatgtcacataaaagttacattaaataaatttgtatgctgttaccctgttaatctgtcttttgttatagggggATCAGCCAGGAACCTTGTGATAGATGAGAAAAGGATATTACTTTTTCTCCCCTacagttttctttaaataatttagttttatctGGTTCTGAactttagataaataaaattatattgtatatattattgtGACTTGCTTCTTTTCATTCACAGGAAATTATCACCAGACAGGAGGCTCTGGTTTTGGCCCTTGGCTTTGACATGTCTAAAATTACTAACAGACACATCTAGAGGCTCAGCAGTGTTCTCCCCATTGGAGGAGCAATGCCCTTGACAGAAGCTGCTTGTCTCGCTGACAAATCACAAAGCCTTTGGCCTAACGTGAAAGTTTTCGTTTTAGTCCCTAACCAACAGCTTCGACACTTTTCTCAGGTTAGAAGCTTAGAGCCTTAATGCGCCTTCTAACAAGGTCAACACTGGGGTATAGTAGAAGAACTGAAATGATGGTTAATTCAGACAGTAAATTCTGAAAGCTTGGACATTTTTGGAGTCTTATAAGAATTaacttcactattttattttgatattatagTATCCAAATTCAACAGAATTTGATAAACCcagagattaaaatattttaatattgactGGTTCATTGTTCTTCTCCGTTTCTGCTTACAATTTAATTGGGTTTAACTGAGGCTGAAGATTGCTATTTCAGTTACAGATGTTACTGGATATATGTAGGAATAAGAGGATGGAGCAGGTCCaatagttcatgcctgtaatgccagcactttggaagactgagttgggagcactgcttgaggccaagggttcaataccagcctgggcaacatagcaagaccccatccctacaaaaaaaaattaaaaattagctggacatggtagcgttcacctacagtctcagctactcaggaggctgaggtgagaagattacttgagcccaggagttcaaagttacaatgagctatgattccaccactgtgctccagcctagatgacagagtgagagctcatctctacagaaaaattttaaacattagctgggcctggtggcacacacctgtaatcctagctactcaagatgctgagccaagaagatcatttgagctcaggagttcaaggttacaatgagcaatgtttgggccactgcac
This sequence is a window from Theropithecus gelada isolate Dixy chromosome 11, Tgel_1.0, whole genome shotgun sequence. Protein-coding genes within it:
- the LOC112634853 gene encoding LOW QUALITY PROTEIN: olfactory receptor 8S1 (The sequence of the model RefSeq protein was modified relative to this genomic sequence to represent the inferred CDS: inserted 2 bases in 1 codon); translated protein: MALGNHSTITKFLLLGLSANPHVQALLFVLFLGIYLLTIMGNLMLLLVIRADSRLHTPMYFFLSHLSFVDLCFSSVIVPKMLENLLSQRKTISVEGCLAQVFFVFVTARTEACLLSGMAYDHYAAICRPLLYGQIMGKQLYKHLVWGSWGLGFLDALINVLPAVNMVFCEAKIIHHYSYEMPQLRXGIFLLVFLSYTRIISTILSISSTSGRSEAFTCSAHLTAVILYYGSALLRHLMPNSGSPIELIFSVQYTILTPMLNPLIYSLKNKEVKGERSLQDSSDLPQLHKGQARWNRLAFTEGRREPGAPESSVRVTPQPRGACTCSALHAAPTALQ
- the LOC112634855 gene encoding biorientation of chromosomes in cell division protein 1-like; translation: MLASSSAARAATSTRTKPSVPEKSYLVSLDGRDVDHAGTMIPALPPGDPPLILEQLRRRGPVWQLPPVLRGPHRPQASLPKSRQKAEHSVSVHLDKQEWNPTMRKN